GCAGCAGGGAGGCCATGACGCGTGCTTCCCGGCCCGCAGTACTATCCTGCATGGCCAGCGCAAAGGCCGCAATCCCTTTTGCCAGCACTTCGATCACGCCGACATGCATGCGTTCAATGGCGTCGAATCCGTTCGCCTCGATCGCAACCGCTTCCTTCATCACGGTAAAGAGCGCGCGATGGCGCCCATAGACCGCGATGCGGTGGCGCAGCCAGTCGGCTATCTCCTTCTCGCTTGGATGGCCGAGGCGTGCCAACTCCTCCCACAGTGCCCAGACCTCGGGCATCACCTGTTCGCACAGCGCGCTCGCGATCGACCACTTACTGTCGAAGTGACGATAGAAGGAAGTGCGCCCCACGCAGGCATTCGCGATGATCTCCTCGACCGAGGCCGCCGCATAGGAAGTGGTGGAAAAGACGTTTTCCGCCGCCTTGAGGAGGCGTTCGCGCGTGGCCTGCTTCTGTTCGCGCTGCAGCCGTGTCGGCCCGGCGGACCGCGCGTGGGTCCGTCGTGCCGATGAAATCGCGTCGCAGGCGGCGGTGTTCATGACCGCTGCTTGCCACAAATACGCAGGCCTGTCTCCTCCCACGCTTGATAGCGAAAAATAATGGTGGTACACAGTGTTCCACTGATAGCGCAGTTTTAAAAATGGGCGGCCAAACCCGCATCGCGGATGGATCGCGACAGGGGAGGAACGACGCGATGGGCAAGCTCAAGCATGTTTCGCGGTTGCGATGCGAGGAGGTGCCGGTCGACCTCCTGATTGCGCTGCTCGGGTGCGTCGCAAAAGTCGGCGGCGATGCGGATAACGTCATGCGCGATGCGGGCATGACCTGCTCATTCCGCGACTTGAAGTGTCGCCGGGGCTGCACGATTGAGGAGTTCACGCGAGCCAATCGCTTGTGCAACGAATATCTGCGTGGACACATCTTCGCCACCACCGCTTGCCCGACACTGACCGAGCAGCAATTCGACCTGCTCGCCAAATGTCTCGTCGCCTGCTTCGATCTGGAGGAGGTCCTGCGCACGATGGCCACGTTCTTCGCGATGTTCGAAGGAAGGATCGGTGAAGTGCATTTCGAGGTGTGCGACGAGCGGGTTCACCTCCACATCAACCCGCCGCGCCGGGAGAAGAACGAGGCAGGCTTCCTGGTCGATATCTACGGATACGCGATCCTGCAGATATTTCTCGGCTGGTTGCTGGATGAGCAGGGAATTTTCGATGAGGTCGAACTCATCTATCCCCAGCCGACAGACGACAATGTCCATCTCGGACTGTTCGATTGCCCCATCGGCTTCAATCGGCCGAGCAACCGATTCAGCTTCAAAAGCAGTTTTCTCGCACAACCGATTGTCCGCGATCAGGCAAATCTCACGAAGTTGCTTGCGGATTTTCCGTTCAACCTCATGCTCGACGAGGAACAGCGCAAGCTGAGCGACCGCGTCTATACCGCGATGATGAACAGCTACATGCGAAGCCGCACATTGCCGGCCATCGACGACGTGGCGAAACTGTTCCGAACCTCGACCTGGACCCTGCGTCGACGTTTGGCCGAGGAAGGAACGGCCTATTCCGCGATCAAGAAGAAGTGCCAGCTCAACCTCGCGACCGAATTTCTTAAGCGGTCCGAAATGACCATCGACGAGATCGCGGATATTGCCAATTTCAGCGATGCCAACGCTTTTCGCCGGGCTTTCCATCAGTGGACCGGGTGCTCGCCGACGGCCTACCGCAAGGAACTCCTCGCGGTTTAGTCGCTGTTCTTGCAATCGGCAACGATTGCCTGGATCGTTTCACTCAGATCGCCCCGGCGATAACCCAACAGCCCCCGTTCGACCGGATCGGGTTCGTACGCGATAACCGTGCCTCGTCCGGCATAGAGCATGTCGTCGGGCAGTAAGGGATGCGAGCGATCCTCGATTGTCAGGCGATCGGGATTACCCGCGGCATCGAGCAGCCGCTGAAAATATTCGAGGAAGCTCAGATTCTCGTCGCCGATCAGATACGATGCCCCTGGTTCGCCCCGCTCCAGCGCGCCCACTACTGCGTCGGCCACGGCGTGGACCGTCATGAAATTCGTGCCGCCCGCTATCGCGAACAGCGGCATATCAGGAAATTGGCCCAGCGCGTAGCGGGCGTGGGTCGGGGCGCCGAGCACATCAACTCCCGAGAGCGCTCCGACCACGAAAGGCGGATTGACGCTGCACACGGCAAAATCCCGACTAACCAACGCGCACGCGCCTTCCTCCGTCAGAGAACGGGATCGGACATAGGCGCTCGACCGGGTCGTTTGCGGTGCGACCTGGGGATAGAAAGTGCCGATGTGCACCGCCCGCCTCACCCCTGCCGCGCGAGCTTGGGTGAAGAACGCGGGCACGCCTCGCGTGTTCACCCGCTCGAGATGCTCGGCCGCGTCCGTGCCCTGGGGAACATGGCGGAAATCGTTTCCGGCTGCGAAGATCAGGCCGTCGAAACCGGCCAGTCGATCGGACGTGAACTCGCCGGTGGCATAGTCTCCGATCAGTAGGGGCAAATGACCGATCGCTGGTGCTTCGGGCGGCTTGCGGGCGGCAATCGTCACCGCGTGACCTTTAGCCTCGAGCGCGAGCGCAACATGTGCGCCGATTAGCCCTGTGCCGCCGACCACCAATGTTTTCATGCCCGCGCTCCTTCTTGCTTGCCGGTTCCGCTCACCACTGAATGCCGACACTAACCCCATAAGTGCGCGGTTCGTTGTAGTTGGCGATGTTCAGCCCGCCGAACTGCGCCCCGAAATCGATGCCGTTCACCTTCCTGTGCGTATTGGTGAGATTGCGCGTCCAAGCCCCGATCCATGCCTTCGCCTTGCCAAGCGCAATGTCCTCGTAGCGCAACTGGAAATCGAGGAGCGTGAGCGATTGCGCCTTTGCCGATGAGGACGGTGGCACCAGCGGGAAATCCGCCGTTGGCGTCTTGGCATAGGAGTAGAGGAAATAGCTCGACGTATGGCGCGCATCGAAAATCAGGTGCAGATTATCGCCGCCAGACCCTTCGAACGCACGTAAGTCCACATTCAGCGCCGCCTGATATTGGGGCGCATGGGGAATCGTGCGGTTGTCGCCCACATCCACCACGGCCCCCAATGCGTTCGTGTCGCGATAGCTACTGTAGGAGGCGTGGAGATAGGCGAAGTTGCCGGAAATCCGTAGCGCGGGCGTGGGCCGCAACGACATCTCCACCTCGACGCCATTCATGTTGGCCGACCCGGCGTTCTGGAGCAGGCTCGCGAGTGAGGATGTCGCTGTGAACACCGAAAGCTGCATGTTCCGGTGATGATTGTGGAAGGCCGCGACGTTCAGATTGATCCGCTTGCCCCACAAGGTCATTTTTAGCCCGGCTTCGAACGAGTTGATCGTCTCGGGCCGGAAAGGAGTGGTCGTCGCGATATTGGATGTAGCCTCACCATTGAAGCCGCCGCTGCGGTAGCCTTGTGCGAACTTGATATAGGCACTCAGCCGGTCGTTCGGCTTGTAGGCCAGCACGACCGTCGGATTGAGCGCGGAGAAATCCTTCGAGACGCCGTCCGACTTGCGAACGTCGACGAAGATCGTATCGGGCAGTAGGATCGAACTGCGCACGATGGTTTTGCGCTCTTTCGTGTAGCGCAGCCCCGCGGTCAGGACGATCTGGTCGGTAATATTGTAATCCGCCTGCCCATAGACCGCATAGGCCTTGGTCGTGCCGCCCCAGCTCGTATCGTAGTTGACCGATCCGAAGAAGAAGGATTGGGGGCTGCGAGTGAAGCCCTTGTCCCAGAAATAATACAGACCCGCGACATAGTTCAGCTTGTCGCCCATATTGCCTGTCGCCTGAAACTCCTGGCTAAACGATTTGTACTTGGTATCCAAACCACCGCTCGCCAGCCAGAGTGGCGTTCCGTCGAGCTCGATAACCGCACCGTCGTAATCCATCTTGCGATAGCCGGTAATCGACTTGAGCGTCACCGCGCCAGCGTTCCATGTAACTGCCAGCCCATGCCCGTTGATCTCAATCCGGTCGAGATGGGTGTAATCGCTCGACAGAGTTTTCGAATACTTGGGTTGAACATAGAGGTAGGCCGGGATGCAGACACTGGGGCCGAAGGTGCAGTTGGCCCCCAGGAAGCCGTCGGGATCGACGCTGTGGAGTTGGCTTGCATCGGCCCGGCCGCGGGTGCGGCTATAATCGTAGGTATAATCGACGGTCAGATCGGTGCTGGGCGCAAAGCGAACCTGGGCGAGCAGACTCTGCCGGTTGCGCGTGCCAGCCTGGCCCGATTGCGCGCCGCCGCCCTGGGGATGGCTGACCACCGAATTGTTATAGAGGAAGCCGAGCGGATAGCCGCCGACGGAAGCGGGGTCGGGCATGAGGCGGACATTGCCGTCGCGCTTGAGCGTCATGCCCGACAGCTTAACGAACAGATGATCGCTCAGCGGGAGGTTGATCAAGCCCCTAACGGTATAGGCGTCATAATTGCCGATGCTGGTTTCGGCGGACGCGCGAAGCTGGCCGTCCGGTTTGCGCGTGACGAAGCTGATTGCGCCCGCGAGGGTGTTGCGCCCATAGAGCGTGCCTTGCGGACCGCGCAGCACCTCGACGCGTTCGAGATCGTTGATGTCGAAGATCGATCCCTGCGCCTTGCCGATATAGACGCCGTCCAGATACACGCCGACCGAAGGGTCGAGAGTGATCGAACCGTTCTGCTGAACCGATCCGCGGATCGACAATTGCGCATTGTTCGGTTGCGTGGCAGTCGAACTGACCAGCAGACCAGGGGCCAGCGCGCTCAGATTGTCGATGGTGGTGATCGAGCGATCCTGCAGGAATTGCCCCTGGAGGGCCGTGACAGCGATGGGTACGTCGATGAGGTTCTCTTCGCGGCGCTGCGCTGTGACTATGATCTCATCATTCGTTCTGGCAGATGCGGATTGCTGGGCAAGTGCAGCTGTAGGAAATATTGACAAGCTTGCGACGCCGAAAAGGATGAGTTGACGCGAATTCAGTCCACCAAGCGAGCTACGACGCCGATCGTTCATACTGTCCCCAATCCCGGATCGATATCATCTTGCTCGAGCTGAGAGAGCGTTCTCTGAACAGCGCACCCGCGCCCGGCTATGCTTGGGGTGTAGCGGTCGTCACGCTCTGCTCGCCATGACATAATCACGCAGAAAGCGTCGCAGACGGGAGTGGCGGGCGCGGACAAAGGGACTGTTCTGGTTGGTGATCCGACGGGAAAGGGTAGTGTCAAAGCAAACGCACGGTGATGTCAAAAGGATGGCCCCGCCCTCCCCGCGCCGTTAACCTAGACGGATGAGCAAGACGCCAAATCCGTTCCGGTACTTTCACTCATCGCCTGAGGTGATCCGCCTCGTGGTGATGATGTACGTCAGGTTTCCCCTGTCGCTGCGGAATGTCGAAGATCTGCTTTTCGAGAGAGGGATCGATCTTTGTCATGAGACCGTGCGCCTCTGGTGGAATAGATTTGGCCCTCTTTTTGCAGCCGACATTCGCCGCCAGCGTGTGCAACGAATGCGTGGTTTTCGGCACTGGCGTTGGCAACTTGACGAGATGTACGTCCGGCTGAACGGCGAGATGGTGTATTTGTGGCGCGCCGTTGATCACGAAGGCGAAGTTCTCGAAAGCTACGTGACCAAGAAACGGGATAAAGCTGCGGCTTTGCACTTCATGAAGAAGGCGCTTAAGCGTCACGGCCAGGCTGACAAGATCGTCACTGATGGGCTGCGTTCTTATCCCGCTGCGATGAAAGGACTGGGCAATCTCGAGCGTCACGAGATGGGGCGCTATCTCAACAATCGGGCCGAAAATTCACATCTACCCTTCCGGCGACGAGAACGCGCTATGCAGCGCTTTCGGCAGATGAAATCGCTACAAAAATTCGCCGCGGTCCACGCCTCTCTCACCAACCACTTCAACTCGGAACGTCACCTCGTCGACAGACAGACATTCAAACTTCGCCGCTCGGCAGCTCTCGCCGAGTGGCAATCGCTTATGGGATGAGTCTCAGCTCAGGCCTGGGCCTACTTCGCCAAACGGAGAGCAGTTCGCAACCGACTGACCGCACCGCAAAACCTTGTGGCCTGAAGCAGTTCTCCAATTACCCCCAATGCGCCCAGTGGAGAGCGGTTCGCATAAGACTGATGAGGTGGATGGCCCCTGTGTCCGACCGATGTGAGTCGTATTGTGGGCTGTTGTTGAAGCACCCCATGCAAAGGACCATCCACCATGGAGATTACCACTATCGGCCTTGATCTGGCGAAGTCTGTTTTCCAACTGCATGCTGTTGATGCCAATGGCGATGTT
This genomic window from Caenibius tardaugens NBRC 16725 contains:
- a CDS encoding TetR/AcrR family transcriptional regulator, whose amino-acid sequence is MNTAACDAISSARRTHARSAGPTRLQREQKQATRERLLKAAENVFSTTSYAAASVEEIIANACVGRTSFYRHFDSKWSIASALCEQVMPEVWALWEELARLGHPSEKEIADWLRHRIAVYGRHRALFTVMKEAVAIEANGFDAIERMHVGVIEVLAKGIAAFALAMQDSTAGREARVMASLLLMQLDEFNYRLAVHGWDVDFDVAVLMMARQIRQFIERTC
- a CDS encoding helix-turn-helix domain-containing protein translates to MGKLKHVSRLRCEEVPVDLLIALLGCVAKVGGDADNVMRDAGMTCSFRDLKCRRGCTIEEFTRANRLCNEYLRGHIFATTACPTLTEQQFDLLAKCLVACFDLEEVLRTMATFFAMFEGRIGEVHFEVCDERVHLHINPPRREKNEAGFLVDIYGYAILQIFLGWLLDEQGIFDEVELIYPQPTDDNVHLGLFDCPIGFNRPSNRFSFKSSFLAQPIVRDQANLTKLLADFPFNLMLDEEQRKLSDRVYTAMMNSYMRSRTLPAIDDVAKLFRTSTWTLRRRLAEEGTAYSAIKKKCQLNLATEFLKRSEMTIDEIADIANFSDANAFRRAFHQWTGCSPTAYRKELLAV
- a CDS encoding NAD-dependent epimerase/dehydratase family protein, whose product is MKTLVVGGTGLIGAHVALALEAKGHAVTIAARKPPEAPAIGHLPLLIGDYATGEFTSDRLAGFDGLIFAAGNDFRHVPQGTDAAEHLERVNTRGVPAFFTQARAAGVRRAVHIGTFYPQVAPQTTRSSAYVRSRSLTEEGACALVSRDFAVCSVNPPFVVGALSGVDVLGAPTHARYALGQFPDMPLFAIAGGTNFMTVHAVADAVVGALERGEPGASYLIGDENLSFLEYFQRLLDAAGNPDRLTIEDRSHPLLPDDMLYAGRGTVIAYEPDPVERGLLGYRRGDLSETIQAIVADCKNSD
- a CDS encoding TonB-dependent receptor; this translates as MSIFPTAALAQQSASARTNDEIIVTAQRREENLIDVPIAVTALQGQFLQDRSITTIDNLSALAPGLLVSSTATQPNNAQLSIRGSVQQNGSITLDPSVGVYLDGVYIGKAQGSIFDINDLERVEVLRGPQGTLYGRNTLAGAISFVTRKPDGQLRASAETSIGNYDAYTVRGLINLPLSDHLFVKLSGMTLKRDGNVRLMPDPASVGGYPLGFLYNNSVVSHPQGGGAQSGQAGTRNRQSLLAQVRFAPSTDLTVDYTYDYSRTRGRADASQLHSVDPDGFLGANCTFGPSVCIPAYLYVQPKYSKTLSSDYTHLDRIEINGHGLAVTWNAGAVTLKSITGYRKMDYDGAVIELDGTPLWLASGGLDTKYKSFSQEFQATGNMGDKLNYVAGLYYFWDKGFTRSPQSFFFGSVNYDTSWGGTTKAYAVYGQADYNITDQIVLTAGLRYTKERKTIVRSSILLPDTIFVDVRKSDGVSKDFSALNPTVVLAYKPNDRLSAYIKFAQGYRSGGFNGEATSNIATTTPFRPETINSFEAGLKMTLWGKRINLNVAAFHNHHRNMQLSVFTATSSLASLLQNAGSANMNGVEVEMSLRPTPALRISGNFAYLHASYSSYRDTNALGAVVDVGDNRTIPHAPQYQAALNVDLRAFEGSGGDNLHLIFDARHTSSYFLYSYAKTPTADFPLVPPSSSAKAQSLTLLDFQLRYEDIALGKAKAWIGAWTRNLTNTHRKVNGIDFGAQFGGLNIANYNEPRTYGVSVGIQW
- a CDS encoding IS6 family transposase, which gives rise to MSKTPNPFRYFHSSPEVIRLVVMMYVRFPLSLRNVEDLLFERGIDLCHETVRLWWNRFGPLFAADIRRQRVQRMRGFRHWRWQLDEMYVRLNGEMVYLWRAVDHEGEVLESYVTKKRDKAAALHFMKKALKRHGQADKIVTDGLRSYPAAMKGLGNLERHEMGRYLNNRAENSHLPFRRRERAMQRFRQMKSLQKFAAVHASLTNHFNSERHLVDRQTFKLRRSAALAEWQSLMG